A stretch of the Ananas comosus cultivar F153 linkage group 14, ASM154086v1, whole genome shotgun sequence genome encodes the following:
- the LOC109719904 gene encoding uncharacterized protein LOC109719904, which translates to MTNVAEDDADPLAIILHRLLPLLLAAALSVKTFVSRWRLVHSNLLRLQSLLSGSSCCHPLFVCLVRSLVPELSGLLSLSRRCLDPSLPDGKLHLQSDLDIASSTLALRLHDLGLLLLHSTSASSAIVLPVPSPSASRADVVLFVRDAFARLQIGGLDLKLDALQSLQDLLNSGAAAAAEIVAGEGATTAAVLRLLDHPVLRDRAAALTASLAAASAASRRAVFDEGGLGPLLRLLDPSLAAPAAARDRAAAAVAAFAADPASAWGVAAYGGVPILVAACRGDGSVSPSARALAAAALRNLAAADDARAAMVEEGAVPTLADLVVSGTPDARRNAALCLLSLASAADDRIRSTLIQESALQRLLQSLVHDNSHNSSSSSSDQELQEIVLKAIQALSPHPACSRILRSSPQFFAQLADLVRRSGSVTAAALLGDLSPDDDAANRSLALCMSALVRMMESSKPPTAQETAARALARLLSVKSNRRELARDEKSVMRLVQMLDPRNEDVAKRFPVSVVLAMTAGGGSGARKRLTEAGACQALQKLAAGGSDGDVAAGARKALQRISGNRFRSLFSIGWSN; encoded by the coding sequence atgaCGAATGTTGCTGAAGACGATGCAGACCCGCTCGCGATTATTTTGCATCGCCTGCTGCCTCTCCTCCTCGCTGCGGCGCTGTCCGTGAAGACCTTCGTCTCGCGCTGGCGGCTCGTGCACTCGAATCTGCTCCGCCTGCAGTCGCTGCTGTCCGGGTCGTCCTGCTGCCATCCGCTGTTCGTCTGCCTCGTCCGCTCCCTCGTCCCGGAGCTGTCGGGCCTCCTCTCGCTCTCCCGCCGCTGCCTCGACCCCTCGCTGCCCGACGGCAAACTCCACCTGCAGAGCGACCTCGACATCGCCTCCTCCACCCTCGCCCTCCGCCTCCACGACctcggcctcctcctcctccactccACCTCTGCGTCCTCCGCCATCGTCCTCCCcgtcccctccccctccgcctcccGCGCCGACGTCGTCCTCTTCGTCCGCGACGCCTTCGCCCGCCTCCAGATCGGCGGCCTCGACCTCAAGCTCGACGCGCTCCAATCCCTGCAGGACCTCCTCAACTCcggcgccgctgccgccgccgagatcgtcgccggcgagggcgccaccaccgccgccgtgCTCCGCCTCCTCGACCACCCCGTCCTCCGCGACCGCGCCGCCGCCCTGACGGcgtccctcgccgccgcctccgccgcgtccCGCCGCGCCGTGTTCGACGAGGGCGGCCTCGGCCCGCTTCTCCGCCTCCTCGACCCCTCcctcgccgcccccgccgccgcccgcgaccgtgccgccgccgccgtcgccgccttcgccgccgaccccgccTCCGCCTGGGGCGTCGCGGCCTACGGCGGTGTCCCCATCCTCGTCGCCGCCTGCCGCGGCGACGGCTCCGTGTCCCCCtccgcccgcgccctcgccgccgccgcgctccggaatctcgccgccgccgacgacgccCGCGCCGCCATGGTCGAGGAGGGCGCCGTCCCCACGCTCGCCGATCTCGTCGTCTCCGGCACGCCGGACGCCCGGAGGAACGCCGCATTGTGCCTCCTCtccctcgcctccgccgccgacgaccGGATCCGATCGACCCTAATCCAAGAATCCGCACTACAGCGGCTCCTCCAATCGCTGGTGCACGACAATTCTCACaattcttcctcctcctcctctgatCAAGAGCTCCAAGAAATCGTCCTGAAAGCGATCCAGGCACTGTCGCCTCACCCGGCCTGCAGCAGAATTCTCCGCTCGTCGCCGCAATTCTTCGCGCAGCTCGCCGACCTCGTCCGCCGCAGTGGCAGCGTCACGGCCGCGGCGCTGCTCGGCGACCTCTCCCCCGACGATGACGCCGCCAATCGCTCCCTCGCGCTGTGCATGTCCGCCCTCGTGAGGATGATGGAATCGTCGAAGCCGCCGACCGCGCAGGAGACGGCGGCGCGGGCGCTGGCGCGCTTGCTGTCGGTGAAGTCGAACCGCAGGGAGCTGGCGCGGGACGAGAAGAGCGTGATGCGGCTGGTGCAGATGCTCGATCCCCGCAACGAGGACGTCGCGAAGAGGTTCCCTGTGTCGGTGGTGCTCGCCATGACGGCGGGCGGCGGGAGCGGGGCGCGGAAGCGTCTGACGGAGGCCGGGGCCTGCCAGGCGCTCCAGAAGCTCGCTGCCGGCGGCTCCGACGGCGACGTCGCCGCCGGCGCCAGAAAAGCCCTGCAGAGGATTTCCGGGAACCGATTCAGGAGCTTGTTCTCCATAGGATGGAGCAATTGA